Genomic DNA from Phaeobacter porticola:
AATCCGGTCACGCGCTAATTTTGCCACGATCGACGCCGCAGCAATGGAGACTGATTTGCCATCACCCTTGATCACAAATTCAGACGTCTGCAGCAGTCCCCTGGGGATCAGATTGCCATCTATCAGCAGATAGTCAGGGGCCGGATTCAAACCGGCAACAGCCCGTTCCATCGCCAGATGCGAAGCCCGTAAAATATTCAAAGAATCAATCTCTTCGACGCTGGCATGGGCGATGGAGACTTGCGCTTGCTCAAAGATGGCCACCTCGACCGCCTCGCGCCGCTTCGCGCTCAGTTTCTTGGAATCATTCAGCCCTTCTGGAATGGCGTCGGGGTTCAGGATCACCGCCGCCGCTGACACCGGTCCGGCCAGAGGGCCACGCCCCACCTCATCCACGCCTGCAATGCGTATATGGCCACGCGCATGGGCGGCCGCTTCAATACTGTAATCGGGATAGTCCATATCTAGCTCTGACCGGGTTTTGCGCCAGGTTTCAAGCCCGACGGCAGGCCGTTACGAAAAAGAGGGGGCCTTAGCCCCCTAAGTCTGCTCGAACCTGTGTCCCGGCCTTAGCGGCGGGTGATGCGGTAGCCACGGTTCTTGAGGCAATCGGGTCGGTAGCCGACACGATTGCGTTTGCCGTTCCAGAACGTCACCTGGCAGGCGCGGGGCAGCTTGTGTTCAAAGCCATATTGCTTGCGCAGGCAACCGCGCCCCATCAAGGTACGACTTTGGCTGTAGCGCGGGAAATACCGCACACATTGCGCCGGAAGGTCATAGCGCGCTACTCGCGGTGGCAGTGGTTTGGGGCGATGCGGACGGTTGGGTCGACCATGGTTCGGGCGATGCGGCCGGGTGACCTGCGGGTGATCATCATCCCTATTGTTTTTGACAATCGCACCAATGATGCCTAGCACCGCAAGCCCCGCCAGAACCTTGGCAACATCCTCGTCAGCGCGCGCAGGTGCGGCAGAGAACCCTGTGACGGCCATGGCGGCCCCAACAATCAACGCAATGAACTTGCGATGTGGTTTGGATTGAGCGGGCGTTTGGTTGGAGCGGGTCATGTCGTGTCCTTCCTGAGAGGTCATAGCTGATTGGCACTTGAGCCGATGCAATCAGCCTGACCCCGAGCCCCTCGGACAGGCAATAACGCCGCATTGTTATCGAATATCACTGCTCTCAATCACCTGTGGTTATTGAATATCCCGCAACAAATGAGCAGGGTAACGGTATGAAACAGCTCCTTATCTCCTGTGCCCTGATCACGGGCCTTTCCATTGGCATGGTCAGTTATGCCCCCCCTGTTGCGGCGGCTGAATGCTACGCAGACTACAAGGCCAAACAAGACGCACCTCTCCGGCTACATTACGGCGTAATCCAACTTGGCGGCGCCTGTCGCAAACCGGCAGCCAAGGCTGAAATCTCAGGTCGGCTTTCAGCAGCGGGCTGGACCTTGCTGAATGTTCTGTCCATT
This window encodes:
- a CDS encoding ribonuclease HII is translated as MDYPDYSIEAAAHARGHIRIAGVDEVGRGPLAGPVSAAAVILNPDAIPEGLNDSKKLSAKRREAVEVAIFEQAQVSIAHASVEEIDSLNILRASHLAMERAVAGLNPAPDYLLIDGNLIPRGLLQTSEFVIKGDGKSVSIAAASIVAKLARDRIMVDLAQQFPGYGWEKNAGYPSKQHREALSSLGVTPHHRRSFKPVHKILYQE